The following proteins are co-located in the Candidatus Methanomethylophilaceae archaeon genome:
- a CDS encoding HesA/MoeB/ThiF family protein, whose amino-acid sequence MIGGRFERQLPLFGEEGQEKIMGATVGVAGCGGLGVTLITLLAEAGVSHYILSDPDYPDITNLNRQFIYTAGDQRPKSQISAEWITAINPLAEIEVHPEPFGEGTESMFYPCDIIVDCLDNMESRMKLADYAYGNGKPLVHGGISGFEGQIAVSIPGQTPSLRDMIGTCAGEGEGVPVFGAAVSAIAAMEAIETLKIISGMGTETAGKLVAVDFRSMSMQTADFSGKR is encoded by the coding sequence ATGATCGGAGGGAGATTCGAGCGGCAATTGCCTCTGTTCGGCGAGGAAGGCCAGGAGAAGATCATGGGCGCAACGGTAGGCGTCGCCGGATGCGGCGGCCTGGGAGTGACTCTGATAACCTTGCTGGCAGAGGCGGGAGTGAGCCATTACATCCTATCGGATCCGGATTATCCGGACATAACCAATCTGAACAGGCAGTTCATCTATACTGCGGGCGACCAGAGGCCGAAGTCCCAGATTTCGGCGGAATGGATCACGGCTATCAATCCGCTGGCTGAGATCGAGGTCCATCCCGAACCATTCGGAGAGGGCACCGAATCCATGTTCTATCCGTGCGACATCATAGTGGATTGCTTGGACAACATGGAAAGCAGGATGAAGCTCGCGGATTACGCCTATGGTAACGGCAAGCCCTTGGTGCACGGCGGCATAAGCGGGTTCGAAGGCCAGATAGCCGTGTCTATTCCTGGTCAGACGCCGAGCTTAAGGGATATGATAGGCACATGCGCCGGAGAGGGCGAGGGCGTTCCCGTTTTCGGGGCTGCTGTCTCTGCGATCGCCGCTATGGAGGCCATCGAGACTCTGAAAATAATCTCGGGCATGGGAACCGAGACCGCAGGGAAGCTTGTGGCAGTCGATTTCCGCTCGATGTCGATGCAGACCGCCGATTTCAGCGGGAAGCGATGA
- a CDS encoding flavodoxin family protein → MKALIVAGSMNADGITARMCGYAADALRGLGWEARIVFPSGMDIRHCSGCGKCASGVCAIDDDMAEILDAVEGSDLLILASPIHFSGPSSLIKTVMDRFQPYWWKGSHGGRMAAMLCGGSPNARFSCAVAEMRALSITAGMGWAGHLEFPGTDDRGGKGLKEAVGDFVCDIVTERRGISCSRRKPARRRIWPPGTGLRMGTCPLWIPIVCPSGTCPSRPRIS, encoded by the coding sequence ATGAAAGCGCTGATCGTCGCGGGGAGCATGAACGCCGATGGCATCACCGCAAGGATGTGCGGATATGCGGCCGATGCCCTCCGCGGATTGGGTTGGGAGGCTCGGATCGTTTTTCCGTCTGGGATGGACATACGCCACTGCTCAGGGTGCGGGAAATGCGCGTCCGGAGTATGCGCGATCGACGACGACATGGCCGAAATCCTGGATGCCGTCGAAGGGTCTGACCTCTTGATTCTGGCGTCTCCGATACATTTCAGCGGCCCTTCTTCTCTGATAAAAACCGTCATGGATCGGTTCCAACCTTATTGGTGGAAAGGGTCTCATGGAGGAAGGATGGCAGCTATGCTCTGCGGAGGAAGCCCGAACGCCCGCTTCTCATGCGCCGTGGCTGAGATGAGAGCGCTTTCGATAACGGCTGGAATGGGGTGGGCGGGCCATCTCGAATTCCCGGGAACCGACGACCGCGGGGGAAAAGGCCTGAAAGAGGCTGTCGGAGACTTCGTCTGCGATATCGTCACAGAGCGACGTGGAATATCTTGTTCGCGAAGGAAGCCGGCACGGAGGCGTATCTGGCCCCCGGGAACGGGATTGCGGATGGGCACATGTCCTCTATGGATTCCCATTGTCTGTCCGTCAGGGACATGTCCGAGTCGACCACGCATATCCTGA
- a CDS encoding UPF0179 family protein: protein MTLITLIGTSQAHEGNEFYFVGPLNDCRECKLKGVCFNLEPGSKYRVLEVRSQTHECHEYLGEEVTAAVVEKIPTPASIPKKQAIDGSMITYQESKCENLACENYRLCHAPGKTEGSKYSIKTVYGDIECPKGDKLVKVDLF from the coding sequence ATGACATTGATAACGCTAATCGGCACTTCGCAGGCTCACGAAGGCAACGAATTCTATTTCGTCGGCCCGCTGAACGACTGCAGGGAATGCAAACTGAAAGGGGTGTGCTTCAATCTGGAGCCGGGATCCAAATACAGGGTCTTGGAAGTGAGGTCGCAGACCCACGAATGCCACGAATACCTGGGCGAAGAGGTCACCGCCGCGGTGGTCGAGAAAATCCCCACGCCCGCGTCAATACCCAAGAAGCAAGCCATCGACGGGAGCATGATCACTTACCAGGAATCTAAATGCGAGAACCTCGCATGCGAAAACTACCGGCTGTGCCATGCGCCCGGCAAAACCGAAGGCTCCAAATACAGCATAAAAACCGTCTATGGGGACATCGAATGCCCCAAAGGCGATAAATTGGTGAAGGTCGACCTCTTCTGA
- a CDS encoding DIP1984 family protein: protein MKLAEALKMRSDLDLRLRQLEIRLNNNSKVQEGDEPSEDPKVLLAELDTITEQLTDLIRRINITNSLTKDRNGATLAELLARRDVMKRKGDMLRTFIDHASNRAERRVSTDIKIVSTVDVKALRKQADRISEDVRKTDNSIQELNWITELI from the coding sequence ATGAAGCTCGCGGAAGCGCTTAAGATGAGGTCTGACCTGGATCTGAGGCTCAGACAGCTTGAGATAAGGCTCAACAACAATTCCAAAGTCCAAGAAGGAGATGAGCCCAGCGAAGATCCGAAAGTTCTTCTCGCGGAGCTTGACACCATCACGGAACAGCTCACGGATCTGATCCGCAGGATAAACATCACCAACAGCCTCACCAAAGACAGGAACGGAGCTACGCTTGCTGAGCTTCTGGCCCGCAGAGACGTCATGAAGAGGAAAGGCGATATGCTGAGAACCTTCATCGACCATGCCAGCAACAGGGCTGAGCGCCGCGTTTCCACCGACATCAAGATAGTCAGCACGGTTGACGTCAAGGCTCTGAGAAAGCAAGCGGACAGAATCTCCGAGGACGTGAGGAAAACCGACAATTCCATCCAAGAGCTCAACTGGATTACAGAGCTGATCTGA
- a CDS encoding desulfoferrodoxin, with the protein MSRTFVCSKCGTAVDLIYKGGCFPSCCGSPMTPVEPKTDDFAKEKHVPYIEKKDGGFLVKVGKEAAHPMADDHYIVYIQICADGILMRKYLKPGDAPEAFFPTSAEKVTAWEFCNKHGLWKSNQ; encoded by the coding sequence ATGAGCAGAACTTTCGTTTGTTCAAAATGCGGCACCGCGGTCGATCTCATCTACAAGGGAGGGTGCTTCCCCAGCTGCTGCGGATCCCCCATGACCCCGGTAGAGCCCAAAACCGACGATTTCGCCAAAGAGAAGCATGTCCCTTACATCGAGAAGAAGGACGGGGGATTCCTGGTCAAAGTAGGCAAAGAGGCCGCCCACCCCATGGCCGATGACCACTACATCGTGTATATCCAGATCTGCGCCGACGGCATCCTCATGAGGAAATACCTCAAACCCGGAGACGCTCCCGAGGCTTTCTTCCCCACTTCCGCCGAGAAAGTCACCGCATGGGAGTTCTGCAACAAGCACGGCCTCTGGAAATCCAACCAGTGA
- a CDS encoding nicotinamide-nucleotide amidohydrolase family protein, whose product MGGIVSYSNEAKTDLLGVDPETIRRFGAVSEQTASEMAAGAQKAFGTDAAIAVTGIAGPGGATPEKPVGLVYIAVADGPRTVVCRNVFEGGRDSVREQTVSTACEVMRELLEGKL is encoded by the coding sequence ATGGGAGGTATAGTTTCCTATTCAAACGAAGCCAAGACGGATCTTCTCGGCGTTGATCCGGAGACGATCCGGAGATTCGGCGCGGTTTCCGAGCAGACGGCATCGGAGATGGCGGCCGGAGCGCAGAAGGCGTTCGGAACGGATGCGGCCATTGCGGTCACCGGAATAGCCGGGCCAGGCGGGGCGACCCCCGAGAAACCCGTCGGTCTGGTTTATATCGCCGTGGCCGACGGCCCCAGGACAGTAGTCTGCCGCAACGTGTTCGAGGGCGGCAGGGATTCCGTGAGGGAGCAGACCGTCTCCACTGCATGCGAGGTCATGAGGGAATTGCTGGAGGGCAAACTATGA
- a CDS encoding NAD(P)-dependent glycerol-1-phosphate dehydrogenase has product MTEEFMKWKVAEFPRNVNAGHNALRSVREMCDELKIGRTATLISGEKTMKAAGKEVAEYMSGYDLDVCLIGDATMENVKTAENQIREFKSDFILAVGGGSKIDTAKVVSKDLDIPFISIPTSASHDGIASNRASLKTPAGSKSIESGSPMGIIADTAVISKAPYRLLAAGCADVISNLTALKDWDFAKRLTNESYSGTAYTLSKYAAESVMSSADKIKPGLETSVWLAIKPIILSGISINIAGSSRPTSGAEHMISHRLDLTCPGRALHGEQCGVASILTMYLHGGDWKSIRDALRMIGAPTTARGLGITKDQMIDAMVHAHEIRSDRFTILGTTGISEEVAMTVASETGVI; this is encoded by the coding sequence ATGACGGAAGAGTTCATGAAATGGAAAGTGGCCGAGTTCCCGCGCAACGTCAACGCCGGCCACAATGCGCTGAGATCCGTCAGAGAGATGTGCGACGAGCTCAAGATAGGGCGCACCGCCACGCTTATATCCGGCGAGAAGACGATGAAAGCCGCCGGAAAAGAGGTCGCCGAATATATGAGCGGATACGATCTGGACGTCTGTCTCATAGGCGACGCGACGATGGAGAACGTCAAAACCGCCGAAAACCAGATCAGAGAATTCAAATCGGATTTCATTCTGGCGGTCGGCGGCGGAAGCAAGATCGACACGGCCAAAGTCGTCTCTAAGGATCTCGACATCCCATTCATCAGCATTCCCACATCGGCTTCGCATGATGGCATCGCATCCAACAGAGCATCATTGAAAACCCCCGCGGGATCCAAATCCATAGAATCAGGCTCCCCGATGGGCATAATAGCCGATACTGCCGTCATCTCAAAGGCCCCTTACCGCCTTCTGGCCGCCGGATGCGCCGATGTCATCTCCAATCTCACAGCTCTGAAGGATTGGGATTTCGCCAAAAGGCTCACGAATGAGAGTTACAGCGGGACGGCATACACGCTGTCCAAGTATGCCGCGGAATCAGTCATGAGCTCCGCGGACAAGATAAAACCCGGGCTGGAAACGAGCGTTTGGCTCGCGATCAAGCCCATTATCCTCTCCGGGATCTCGATAAACATAGCGGGGAGCTCCAGACCCACCAGCGGCGCGGAGCACATGATCTCGCATAGGCTTGACCTCACATGCCCCGGGCGCGCGTTGCATGGGGAGCAGTGCGGTGTGGCTTCGATACTGACGATGTATCTCCACGGAGGGGACTGGAAGAGCATCAGAGACGCTTTGCGTATGATTGGTGCCCCCACAACCGCCAGAGGACTGGGGATAACGAAAGATCAGATGATAGACGCCATGGTCCACGCTCACGAGATAAGGTCCGACAGGTTCACGATACTCGGTACGACAGGCATAAGCGAGGAAGTAGCTATGACCGTCGCGAGCGAAACAGGCGTCATTTGA
- the purC gene encoding phosphoribosylaminoimidazolesuccinocarboxamide synthase: MEHVMTGKVKEVYKVDDDTLEFAYTDNISVFDKIIPSKIPHKGETLCRTAKFWFNILTKNGIRNHFISEPSKDRMRVERVDIIRDYSRIDGTTKNYLIPLEVICRYYAAGSLLDRIKSGKVKPEDLGFPAGYQVKKGDKLPKPFIECTTKLEAHDENLTDEEAKKMAGLSDEEYEEIKATVLKIDAIIAEEAGKRNLIHCDGKKEFAYDKNRKLMVVDTFGTLDEDRWWDADEYAAGRIVELSKEFVRQYYRETGYHDALYSAREAGKPEPDIPPLPQDIIDRVSKLYVDMYERITGEKF, encoded by the coding sequence ATGGAACATGTAATGACCGGAAAGGTCAAAGAGGTCTACAAGGTGGACGACGACACCCTTGAGTTCGCCTATACCGACAACATCTCGGTGTTCGACAAGATCATACCGTCCAAAATTCCGCACAAAGGGGAGACCCTCTGCAGAACCGCGAAGTTTTGGTTCAATATCCTGACCAAGAACGGCATCCGCAACCACTTCATCAGCGAGCCGTCCAAAGACAGGATGAGGGTCGAGCGCGTGGACATCATCCGCGATTACAGCAGGATCGACGGCACGACCAAGAACTATCTGATTCCTCTGGAGGTCATCTGCAGATACTATGCAGCAGGATCCCTTCTGGACAGGATAAAATCCGGCAAGGTCAAGCCAGAAGACCTCGGATTCCCCGCCGGATATCAGGTCAAGAAAGGCGACAAGCTGCCGAAGCCGTTCATCGAGTGCACCACGAAGCTGGAGGCCCATGACGAGAACCTGACCGACGAGGAAGCCAAGAAGATGGCCGGCCTTTCGGATGAGGAATACGAGGAGATCAAAGCCACCGTGCTGAAGATCGACGCTATCATCGCCGAGGAAGCCGGGAAGAGGAATCTCATCCATTGCGACGGGAAGAAGGAGTTCGCTTACGACAAGAACAGGAAGCTCATGGTCGTGGACACCTTCGGAACTCTCGACGAGGATCGCTGGTGGGACGCGGATGAGTATGCCGCCGGAAGGATAGTCGAGCTCTCCAAGGAATTCGTCCGCCAATACTACCGCGAGACCGGGTACCATGATGCACTCTATTCTGCCCGCGAAGCCGGGAAGCCAGAGCCCGACATACCTCCCCTCCCACAGGACATCATCGACCGCGTGAGCAAGCTCTACGTCGATATGTACGAGAGGATAACCGGAGAGAAATTCTGA